The following coding sequences are from one Sciurus carolinensis chromosome 11, mSciCar1.2, whole genome shotgun sequence window:
- the LOC124958243 gene encoding prostate and testis expressed protein 2-like yields MKNLLKLNLFLLCIGTAIALLCYQCSKFKENFCEHELRACEAVEGESCMIRRYWSFPYSYFMPMSAESNCVKDCEEKLEIVFADSKQTSCCSNYNFCNDIENLNINP; encoded by the exons atgaaaaacttactTAAGTTGAATCTCTTTCTGCTCTGCATAGGAACTG CCATAGCTCTCCTTTGTTACCAATGcagtaaattcaaagaaaatttctGTGAGCATGAGTTGCGGGCATGCGAAGCTGTAGAAGGCGAATCGTGTATGATCCGGAGATACTGGAGTTTCCCATACTCTT atttcATGCCAATGAGTGCAGAATCCAATTGTGTGAAAGATTGtgaagagaaattggaaattGTTTTTGCTGATTCAAAACAGACATCATGCTGTAGTAATTACAATTTTTGCAATGACATTGAGaatctgaatattaatccttaa